One Deinococcus aerius genomic region harbors:
- a CDS encoding TetR/AcrR family transcriptional regulator has translation MPRPPADQPLLTPERIVAAALRMIDQDGVEALSTRKLAAALGVSSKAVYHYYATKDELLHAVYLAILDELELPAETADSWQDGLRRLAHSFRRLAQRHPSFITDFLRPHEPAARELDVTDALYTLLRQAGLPERLVLQTGRILITFLIGYLRAELDGTFSREALQRQRTVAAQHPARYRSIPHLPMPDTGSDEDFDLALNLILAGLGAGTTEPGRP, from the coding sequence ATGCCCAGACCCCCCGCCGACCAACCCCTGCTGACGCCCGAGCGTATCGTCGCCGCCGCCCTGCGGATGATCGACCAGGACGGGGTGGAGGCGCTCAGCACCCGCAAGCTCGCCGCTGCGCTGGGGGTGAGTTCCAAGGCGGTGTACCACTACTACGCCACCAAGGACGAGTTGCTGCACGCCGTCTATCTCGCCATCCTCGACGAACTCGAACTGCCGGCCGAGACGGCAGACTCCTGGCAGGATGGGCTTCGCCGCCTCGCGCACAGCTTCCGGCGCCTCGCCCAGCGCCACCCCAGCTTCATCACCGACTTCCTGCGGCCCCACGAACCCGCCGCCCGCGAACTGGACGTTACTGACGCGCTCTATACCCTGTTGCGTCAGGCGGGGCTGCCCGAGAGGCTCGTCCTCCAAACAGGCCGCATCCTGATCACCTTTCTGATCGGCTACCTGCGCGCGGAGCTGGACGGAACCTTCAGCCGGGAGGCCCTGCAACGGCAGCGCACCGTGGCCGCTCAGCACCCCGCGCGCTACCGCAGCATTCCGCACCTGCCCATGCCCGATACGGGCAGCGACGAGGACTTCGACCTCGCCCTGAACCTCATCCTCGCTGGTCTGGGGGCAGGCACGACCGAGCCAGGCCGCCCCTGA